The Alphaproteobacteria bacterium genomic interval ACGGGCCGATTTTCGTCGTGCAGAACGGTATGCCCGAATCCACCGGCGGGTTGCTGGCGTCGGCCGGCACGGCGTTCCTGTTCATCATTCCGGCCTGGGGCTGGGTCAGCCGGCGCTATGGTCTGCGCTGGCTAATGCTGGGAGCCTATGGCGCTACCGGCATCCTGACACCGCTGGCGGCGCTGGCCACCGGCTGGCCGTCTCTGGTGGTGGTCCTGCTGATCATGGCGGCCTTTGCAGCCATCGCCATCGACGCCGCCGGCAATGTGCTGTTCCTGCGCGCGGTCCACCCCCATGAGCGGACCGAGATGGCGGCGGTCTTCGGCACCTACCGGGATCTTTCGCAACTGGGCCCGCCGGGGTTGTTCGCGCTGGTCCTGCGGTTCCTGCCGTTGCCGGCCGTGTTTGTTATCGCCGGCGGCTGGATGGTGGGGCTGGCCCTGCTGTGCCGGCACATTCCGCGACGCATGTAGAACCGGCCGTTGCACCAGGCGTCGCATCGGGACCGGACGCCGCCGCGAAGCCCAGGAAATCCGGCGGAGAACCGGCGCGGAGTCGGCTAACAAATCGGCGCAAATTGAGAGTTTCACCATTCCTTAACCGCGCCGGTCGCTGACTCACAGTTCAGTCTGCGACCCGGGAACCGTGTGGAATGGCCGAGTTGACGATGTCCGGCGGACCGTCCGGGCCAGCGCCGTCTGGCCCGGCGCCCCATGACGCGCTGACCAGGCAAGAGGCACTGGTTGCGCGCATAGCGTTGCTGAACAAGTCGCCGGCGGCGTTCATCGCGCACCTAGTGGTCGGCGTCGTGATGGCGATTGCCGTGCTGGTGAGCGAAACGGTCGTCGCCGACTGGATCGTCGGCGGTTGGCTTGGCGCCCTGTTGGCCATCAACCTCGCACGATTCCTCTACTGGCGGGCCTGTCGCGACAAGGCGATCTATCGCCGCCATCCCAATCGTCACGGCTGGTATTACTCCCTCGGCACCGGCGCGGCCGGCGCGCTGTGGGGGGTGGCCGGATTCACCGTTGCCATCATCCACGATCTGCACCTGGTTGCCCTGTTGGGGGTTGCGGTCGCCGGTCTGTCGGCCGGCGCCGTGGCTACCACATCCACGTTCCGGCCAGCCTTTCTCGCTTTCCTGCTGCCGGCGACACTGCCGTTTGCCGCCGGCGTTCTGTGGAACGGGGGGCATGTTTCCGAGTGGGGGCTCGGCGTCGTCGTCGTGTTGTTCGCGCTGCTGCTGACGGCGATTTCACGGCACCTGGGAGACAGCATCTATCGCACCCTCAGCCTGCAGATCGCCAATGGGCGGCTGGCCCGCCACCTGACCCAGGCGCGGGATTCGGCGGAGCAGGCCAGCCAGGCAAAAAGCGAGTTCCTGGCCAATATGAGCCACGAGCTGCGCACACCGCTGAACGCCATCCTGGGATTCTCGGAGATCATCCAGCAAGACCTGATGGCGGCCCGGCCTGGTGGCTATCGCGACTATGGCCGCTACATCCACGAAAGCGGCAGTCACCTGCTGGCCATCATCAATTCCATACTGGACCTGTCCAAGGCCGATGCCGGCCGGCTGGAGTTGGACGAGTCCCTGATTGAACCGGCCGCCATGGTGGAGGGGGCGCTGCAAATGGTGCGCGAACAGGCGGTCGCCCGTGGTCTGAGCCTGACCAGTGACATGACGGAGGATCTTCCCCTGTTCCAGGCAGACCTTCTCAAGCTGCGTCAGATTCTGCTGAACCTGCTGTCCAACGCCATCAAGTTTACCGAGCCCGGTGGCGCCATCGCCGTACGGGCGTGGCTGGAAGATACCCGCGGCATCGCCTTGCAGGTGGCGGACAACGGCATCGGCATGTCGCCGGCGGATGTACCCAACGCCCTTGAGTCCTTCGTTCAGCTAGAAAGCAAGATGCACGGCCGGCGCGGCGGCACGGGCCTTGGCCTGCCCCTGACCAAGCGTCTCGTGGAGCTGCATGGCGGCCGTTTGGAGATTGATTCAGCGCCGGGTGTGGGGACCACCGCCACGGCGTATTTCCCGCCGCGCCGCACGGTGGCACGTCACAGCGAGACCGCCGCCGCCTGAATCGGTGCCGGCGCCAGCGTTTACAGGTCTGGTTGGCCTGGTTGGAGTCCGCTTACGGCTGTGGAACAATAGCCCGGTCATCCACCGACCGGAGCCCGGCATCATGGCGCAAAGCTTTCTGCACCACACGGCGCGCGACACCGCCATACCCGACCAGCGCACCGAATGGGAGCCGAGCCCGCGACGTGTCCGCGTCATGTTCAATGGCAAGATCATCGCCGATTCGCGCCGCATGTATCTGATGCGTCAGCACGGCTTTCTGGTGGTCTACTACATACCCAAGGAAGATGTTGACCAGTCGGTACTGGAATCGAGCAACCACACCACGGAGTCGCCCTACAAAGGGCGCGCGGAATACTGGAATGTGCGGGTCGGCGACCGCGTCGCTGAAGCCGCCGCCTGGCACTATCCGTCGCCGAAGCCGGGCTCGCCGGACACCTCTGCCTATATGAGCTTTGACTGGCATTCCATGGATGCCTGGTTCGAGGAAGACGAGCAGGCCTTTGTTCATGCGCGCGACCCTTATCTGCGCTGCGAAACACTCAATAGCTCGCGGCACCTGGTGGTCAAGCTGGATGGCACGGTCGTGGCCGAGACGCGGCGGCCGCTGATCCTGCTGGAGACCGGTCTGGTGTCGCGCTACTACGTTCCCAAAACCGACATCCGGCTCGACTGGTGCGAGCCGAGCGACACATTCACCCTGTGCCCCTACAAGGGACGGGCCCGCTATATGCACATGCGGGTCAACGGCAAGCTGCATACGGACGCGGTGTGGCTGTATGACTATCCGCTACCGGACATCTGCAAGGTGCAGGGCCGGGTCTCGTTCTGGAACGAACGGGCCGAACTCATCCTCGACGGTGAAAAAGTGACGCGGCCGGAATCCCACCAGCCGGTTGATGGTTCAGAACTGCTGCACCCCAACCGCATGTTCTGGATGGTGCCCCCGCCGGCGACCATGAAAGGCACGCCGCTGGACAAGCTGCAACGGACGACGGCGTTGCCAAATGGCCGGGTGGAAGGACCGCCGGCCGGAGTCATGAACATGGCGACCGAGCGGGCCGGCGGGCGTTTCATTCAGTCGATTGTCGCGCCGCCGGGCTGAGACAGCCAGGCGCCGGATCAAGCGCCGGCCATGAAGCGTTCCGCCCAGTCCCGGTTGGTGCGGTCAGCCAGCCTGGCGGTGGGGGCGGCAATACGGTGTGCGACGGACGGATCCAGTTCCAGCCGCTGCAGAATATCCGCCAGCACGCCGGTCGGTTCGGCCGAAAGCGCGTGATAGGTGATACGCACAGGCTCTATCTTTTCGCGGGCGAACCAGGCTTGCCACGCTTCGTCCAGCGCAGTGAGCTCCGCCATGTGTCCGGCGATCTCATCCCGGGCATAGACCGGGTCCCGCGGTTGAGCGAGACGTTCCAGTTCGGTTCCGTCGGGCGCCCGGTGCCACAAGCCTGTCTGCTGGGCCATGGCCAGAGAGATGGCCTGGTCGAGCTTGTTGTGGCGCGTCAGGTAGATGAATAGCGTGTCGCCGAAGGCCGCACGAATTCGCGCCTGATCTGTAGCCCGCCCCGGATAGAGCACGTCCAGTTGCTGCATGAAGAACGCAAAGCTGTGCCTCTGCAATCGCAGGCCAAACATGCCTGTGCCGGCGGTGCCGCACACACGGGCGGCGTCGAAGATGGCGCGCAGGGCAGCGCGGTCGGTGGCGTAGGAACAGGCCGACAGATCGAACCTGGCCAACCAGTCGGCAATCGACGGCGTGTGAAAATAGCTGGCGGGGTTGCCGGATGTTCCCGTCGCCGCCAGAAGCCCGCACAGCAATGTGCTGCCGCTGCGCGGGCTGGTGCAGATAATGTAGGACTGAAACTTCGCCATGGCTCCCAGAGGCCGGCTACGCCGCCTTGCGGTCGTGGTCGGGAAGCATGTCATAGGGGTGCTTGCAG includes:
- a CDS encoding Stf0 family sulfotransferase, with translation MAKFQSYIICTSPRSGSTLLCGLLAATGTSGNPASYFHTPSIADWLARFDLSACSYATDRAALRAIFDAARVCGTAGTGMFGLRLQRHSFAFFMQQLDVLYPGRATDQARIRAAFGDTLFIYLTRHNKLDQAISLAMAQQTGLWHRAPDGTELERLAQPRDPVYARDEIAGHMAELTALDEAWQAWFAREKIEPVRITYHALSAEPTGVLADILQRLELDPSVAHRIAAPTARLADRTNRDWAERFMAGA
- a CDS encoding ATP-binding protein, yielding MAELTMSGGPSGPAPSGPAPHDALTRQEALVARIALLNKSPAAFIAHLVVGVVMAIAVLVSETVVADWIVGGWLGALLAINLARFLYWRACRDKAIYRRHPNRHGWYYSLGTGAAGALWGVAGFTVAIIHDLHLVALLGVAVAGLSAGAVATTSTFRPAFLAFLLPATLPFAAGVLWNGGHVSEWGLGVVVVLFALLLTAISRHLGDSIYRTLSLQIANGRLARHLTQARDSAEQASQAKSEFLANMSHELRTPLNAILGFSEIIQQDLMAARPGGYRDYGRYIHESGSHLLAIINSILDLSKADAGRLELDESLIEPAAMVEGALQMVREQAVARGLSLTSDMTEDLPLFQADLLKLRQILLNLLSNAIKFTEPGGAIAVRAWLEDTRGIALQVADNGIGMSPADVPNALESFVQLESKMHGRRGGTGLGLPLTKRLVELHGGRLEIDSAPGVGTTATAYFPPRRTVARHSETAAA
- a CDS encoding DUF427 domain-containing protein produces the protein MAQSFLHHTARDTAIPDQRTEWEPSPRRVRVMFNGKIIADSRRMYLMRQHGFLVVYYIPKEDVDQSVLESSNHTTESPYKGRAEYWNVRVGDRVAEAAAWHYPSPKPGSPDTSAYMSFDWHSMDAWFEEDEQAFVHARDPYLRCETLNSSRHLVVKLDGTVVAETRRPLILLETGLVSRYYVPKTDIRLDWCEPSDTFTLCPYKGRARYMHMRVNGKLHTDAVWLYDYPLPDICKVQGRVSFWNERAELILDGEKVTRPESHQPVDGSELLHPNRMFWMVPPPATMKGTPLDKLQRTTALPNGRVEGPPAGVMNMATERAGGRFIQSIVAPPG